In Bacillus sp. Cs-700, one genomic interval encodes:
- a CDS encoding phosphoribosylanthranilate isomerase has protein sequence MRKPDLKLCGNRSLEDWESVRVSGVPYAGFIFANSVRRVTIEQVKVWLNDYPPLNNTKIVGVFVNPELEELAQTVSEVPLDVLQLHGSETPAFVAKVKQMTGKTIWKVIHHGKSALVEMKRFDGVADGYVVDTKLPGQWGGTGKRFDWDSIPSYQAEAVSQKVPLFIAGGVKVDNVQELLSYQLDGIDVSSGIETNDRKDKAKMNDLIERLG, from the coding sequence ATGAGGAAGCCTGATCTTAAGTTATGCGGTAATCGTTCGTTAGAAGATTGGGAGAGCGTTAGAGTGAGCGGTGTCCCATATGCAGGGTTTATTTTTGCCAATAGCGTTCGGCGCGTTACAATTGAACAAGTAAAAGTCTGGTTAAACGATTATCCACCGCTAAATAATACGAAAATTGTAGGCGTGTTTGTAAACCCGGAATTAGAAGAGTTAGCACAAACGGTAAGTGAAGTTCCGCTTGATGTCCTTCAACTTCACGGTAGCGAAACGCCGGCATTTGTTGCGAAGGTAAAACAAATGACAGGTAAAACGATTTGGAAAGTAATCCATCACGGTAAATCAGCTCTAGTTGAAATGAAGCGGTTTGATGGTGTAGCAGATGGATATGTCGTAGACACGAAATTACCTGGACAATGGGGTGGGACAGGCAAACGATTTGATTGGGATTCGATTCCATCTTATCAAGCGGAAGCTGTAAGCCAAAAAGTACCTCTCTTTATTGCAGGTGGCGTAAAAGTAGATAATGTGCAAGAACTATTAAGCTATCAATTAGATGGTATTGATGTATCAAGTGGAATTGAAACGAATGATAGAAAAGATAAGGCGAAAATGAACGATTTAATCGAAAGGCTGGGATAA
- the trpC gene encoding indole-3-glycerol phosphate synthase TrpC, whose protein sequence is MLDQIIKVKHEEMERFIMPDDEKVTNVSFVGSLRKPTHELGLIAEVKKASPSKGIINANFDPVEVAKAYEKAGADAISVLTDESFFMGSNSFLTEVKKHVSLPVLRKDFIIDKRQIEESKRIGADAILLIVRALGATKTMEFYDYASNLGLECLVEVHSKEELEALTVQFTPEVIGINNRNLATFETSTKQTHSLSQYIPQSTLMISESGISTYEDIKDVKSAGAKAVLVGEALMRDGTYEKGIKRLFGETVHEEA, encoded by the coding sequence ATGCTTGATCAAATTATTAAAGTGAAGCACGAAGAGATGGAACGGTTTATTATGCCGGATGATGAAAAAGTGACAAATGTTTCATTTGTGGGAAGTTTGCGTAAGCCAACGCATGAATTAGGATTGATTGCAGAAGTGAAAAAAGCATCTCCTTCAAAAGGTATTATTAACGCTAACTTTGATCCTGTAGAAGTAGCCAAGGCTTATGAAAAAGCAGGAGCGGATGCCATTTCTGTTTTAACAGATGAGTCATTCTTTATGGGTTCTAATTCCTTCCTAACAGAAGTTAAAAAGCACGTGTCTTTACCAGTTTTACGGAAAGACTTTATTATTGATAAAAGACAAATTGAAGAGAGTAAACGTATTGGTGCGGATGCTATTCTATTAATTGTGCGAGCGCTTGGCGCAACGAAGACCATGGAATTTTATGATTATGCTTCAAATTTAGGATTAGAATGCCTTGTTGAAGTACATTCCAAAGAAGAGCTTGAAGCGCTTACTGTTCAATTCACTCCAGAAGTCATTGGAATTAACAATCGTAACCTCGCAACATTTGAGACGTCTACTAAACAAACACACTCACTCAGCCAGTATATTCCTCAATCAACATTGATGATTAGCGAAAGTGGAATATCTACCTATGAGGATATTAAAGATGTGAAAAGTGCCGGTGCGAAAGCCGTATTAGTTGGTGAGGCCCTTATGAGAGATGGCACTTATGAAAAAGGAATTAAGCGTTTGTTCGGTGAAACAGTTCATGAGGAAGCCTGA
- the trpD gene encoding anthranilate phosphoribosyltransferase: MFKEQLSRMMEGHTLTESIAEQVMDVIMEGRANDAQIASFLTILQMRGETVDELTGFVRSLRNHVVQLDHGGLPLIDTCGTGGDGHSTFNISTASAILVSSLGVKVAKHGNKAVSSKSGSADVLDELGIPTQSSRSEAVATLKERNMCFLFAPNYHVAMKHAVSARKAIGFRTVFNSLGPLANPAGSQSQLIGVYSHEKALKMAKALKRLGTKRALLVTGGEGIDECSISTYTDFVELRNGEIMTYRRTPEEVGLSTGNAQDLVVNTSKESASLIERIFNDEGNEASTGIVLYNAGAALYLAGTCATIKDGVQMAKDAIMNGTGRKQLNALSANKELNVHA; encoded by the coding sequence ATGTTTAAAGAACAATTAAGCAGAATGATGGAGGGGCACACGCTGACTGAATCCATAGCAGAACAGGTCATGGATGTTATTATGGAAGGAAGAGCGAATGATGCACAAATTGCTAGCTTTCTGACCATTCTCCAAATGAGGGGAGAAACGGTTGATGAATTGACTGGGTTTGTTCGCTCCCTTCGAAACCATGTTGTTCAGCTCGATCATGGCGGATTGCCGCTAATCGATACTTGTGGTACAGGAGGGGACGGCCACTCTACCTTCAATATATCAACTGCTTCAGCCATACTTGTATCTAGTCTGGGTGTCAAAGTTGCGAAGCACGGTAATAAAGCTGTTTCCTCTAAGAGTGGTAGCGCAGATGTTCTTGATGAGCTCGGTATCCCTACACAATCAAGTCGTAGCGAAGCTGTTGCAACTCTGAAGGAAAGAAACATGTGTTTCCTATTTGCTCCGAATTACCATGTAGCTATGAAGCACGCTGTAAGTGCTCGAAAAGCGATTGGGTTTAGAACGGTTTTCAATAGCCTGGGGCCGCTAGCAAATCCAGCCGGTAGTCAGTCACAGCTAATTGGTGTTTATAGTCATGAAAAAGCATTGAAAATGGCGAAAGCATTAAAGCGTCTAGGAACAAAACGTGCTTTACTGGTGACTGGTGGGGAAGGAATCGATGAGTGTTCTATTTCCACTTACACCGATTTTGTCGAATTAAGAAATGGTGAGATCATGACTTATCGCCGCACACCAGAAGAAGTTGGTCTATCAACAGGTAACGCTCAGGATTTAGTGGTCAACACCTCAAAAGAAAGTGCGAGTTTAATTGAACGAATTTTTAACGATGAAGGAAATGAAGCTAGCACTGGAATTGTTCTCTATAATGCTGGAGCAGCTCTCTACCTTGCAGGAACGTGTGCAACTATTAAAGATGGTGTGCAGATGGCTAAAGATGCCATTATGAATGGTACTGGTCGAAAGCAACTAAATGCATTAAGCGCAAACAAGGAGTTGAATGTTCATGCTTGA
- the trpE gene encoding anthranilate synthase component I, with translation MKSYFLDTTTPIQIFQNIGKRASFLLESSDQESSWSRYSFIGVDPVYSLVEQKGVFSVNDVDGNRILQRNDFQSGVKALFEYLNPKLPDHDFPFYGGAVGYIGYDAVSHFDKIPVHPDRDEDMPLVHFMVCENLLIYDHHLKRLTVCHHARVKEALDVERVYTDAFSIMEELVSLASKTNQGEVMLLPEDASHEVDFSDIKSNYEKQQFLNDVNKIKSYIEEGDVFQAVLSQRFEKDVTIGGLDLYRVLRVINPSPYMFYLKMNDVEIIGSSPEKLVQVQDGKIEIDPIAGTRKRGKTAEEDNELAEELLEDEKERAEHYMLVDLARNDVGRVAEYGSVSVPQLMDIGRFSHVMHIISKVTGVLAPRFTSLDAVVASFPAGTVSGAPKVRAMQILNELEPTSRSIYSGAIGYIGFDGNVDSCIAIRTMVIKDGTAYVQAGAGIVADSVPESEWEETRNKASALIKAIQVAEAIFDKKEEQLNV, from the coding sequence ATGAAGTCGTATTTCCTTGATACGACAACACCCATTCAGATTTTTCAAAATATAGGTAAACGAGCAAGCTTTCTATTAGAGAGTAGTGATCAAGAGTCAAGCTGGTCACGCTATTCATTTATAGGAGTAGATCCAGTCTATTCCTTGGTTGAACAAAAAGGTGTTTTCTCTGTTAATGATGTGGATGGGAATAGAATCCTTCAACGAAATGATTTCCAGTCAGGAGTAAAAGCGCTATTTGAATATTTAAATCCTAAGCTACCAGATCACGACTTCCCTTTTTATGGTGGAGCTGTTGGCTATATTGGCTATGATGCTGTTAGTCATTTTGACAAAATTCCAGTTCATCCTGACCGGGACGAAGATATGCCGTTAGTTCATTTTATGGTTTGTGAGAATTTATTAATCTATGATCATCATTTAAAGCGATTAACAGTTTGTCATCACGCCAGGGTAAAAGAGGCTTTAGATGTTGAACGAGTTTATACGGATGCTTTTTCGATTATGGAAGAACTTGTCTCTCTTGCATCAAAGACTAATCAAGGTGAAGTGATGCTTCTTCCTGAAGATGCTTCACATGAGGTGGATTTCTCTGATATTAAATCGAACTATGAAAAGCAGCAATTCTTAAATGATGTTAATAAAATAAAATCTTATATTGAAGAAGGGGATGTCTTCCAGGCGGTATTATCTCAAAGGTTTGAAAAAGATGTCACCATTGGAGGATTAGATCTTTATCGAGTTCTCAGAGTCATTAACCCATCACCATATATGTTTTATTTAAAAATGAACGATGTAGAAATCATCGGTAGTTCACCTGAGAAATTAGTTCAGGTACAAGATGGGAAAATTGAGATCGATCCAATTGCAGGGACGAGAAAACGTGGAAAAACAGCTGAAGAAGATAATGAGCTCGCTGAAGAGTTGCTTGAAGATGAGAAGGAACGAGCAGAGCACTATATGCTCGTCGATCTTGCAAGAAATGACGTTGGGAGAGTAGCGGAATACGGAAGTGTTTCAGTACCACAGTTAATGGACATTGGACGCTTCTCTCATGTGATGCACATTATTTCTAAAGTAACAGGTGTTTTGGCACCTCGATTTACTAGTTTAGATGCGGTAGTAGCCTCCTTTCCTGCAGGTACAGTTTCTGGTGCGCCAAAAGTAAGGGCGATGCAAATATTGAACGAGCTTGAACCAACTTCGCGATCCATTTATTCAGGAGCTATTGGATATATAGGATTTGATGGCAATGTTGATTCATGTATCGCCATTCGAACAATGGTGATTAAAGACGGTACAGCATACGTGCAAGCAGGAGCAGGGATCGTAGCTGATTCCGTACCTGAGAGCGAATGGGAAGAGACGCGAAATAAGGCGAGTGCTCTTATTAAAGCGATTCAGGTAGCGGAAGCTATTTTCGACAAAAAGGAGGAGCAGCTAAATGTTTAA
- the aroH gene encoding chorismate mutase, which translates to MIRGIRGATTVNLNEKDEIIHATMTLLEQLIEHNEIDPAMVASIQFTMTGDLDAVFPAEAVRAFKGWSNVPLLCSSEIPVQGALPLCIRLLMTVNTTIDQDEINHIYLEKAVSLRPDLAS; encoded by the coding sequence TTGATTCGAGGGATTAGAGGAGCAACGACAGTTAACCTTAATGAAAAAGATGAAATTATTCATGCAACGATGACGTTACTAGAACAACTAATCGAACATAATGAAATCGATCCTGCTATGGTGGCGTCCATTCAGTTTACGATGACTGGGGATTTAGATGCTGTATTCCCTGCAGAAGCAGTTCGAGCATTTAAAGGGTGGTCAAACGTTCCGTTGCTTTGCTCATCAGAAATCCCTGTTCAAGGAGCGCTACCGCTGTGTATTCGACTGTTAATGACGGTGAATACAACAATTGACCAGGATGAAATTAATCACATTTATTTAGAGAAAGCTGTGTCACTTCGTCCAGATCTTGCGAGTTGA
- the aroB gene encoding 3-dehydroquinate synthase has protein sequence MDSLTIDTNGGCYSVHIGTGIRNKWRDLIDYASYSSFFIITDEAVEERYLSSIQGDENIQTFVVPSGEESKSFAMYHEVMTALLKAELDRKACIIALGGGVVGDLAGFAAATYMRGIEFIQIPTTLLAHDSSVGGKTGINHEVGKNLIGAFHQPSAVIYDTECLRTLPDREWRSGFSEVIKHALIHDDSFLQWLMDRGKKVQDYTDEELQFIIKKGISVKGAIVKEDEREQGIRAYLNFGHTLGHAIESELGYGKMTHGEAVAIGMIYALKLSEEYFQTTFRIDEITKWFQDIGLPTAVPNELSIHKLVDRMKKDKKAENRTLQFVLLKKIGQPVKVMIDDESALELLRSSMEGSGAH, from the coding sequence ATGGACAGTTTAACGATTGATACAAATGGAGGATGTTATTCTGTTCATATTGGAACTGGGATTCGAAACAAATGGAGAGATCTGATTGATTACGCTTCTTACTCAAGTTTTTTCATTATTACAGATGAAGCAGTTGAAGAAAGATATTTATCATCAATTCAAGGAGATGAGAATATCCAGACTTTCGTTGTTCCTTCTGGAGAAGAATCGAAATCTTTCGCTATGTACCATGAGGTAATGACAGCATTACTTAAAGCTGAGTTGGATCGAAAAGCCTGCATCATTGCTCTTGGTGGTGGGGTAGTAGGTGATCTAGCCGGCTTTGCTGCCGCTACATACATGAGAGGTATTGAATTTATTCAAATTCCAACTACGTTACTAGCTCATGACTCAAGCGTTGGTGGGAAAACAGGGATTAACCATGAAGTCGGTAAGAATTTAATTGGTGCCTTTCATCAGCCGTCAGCCGTTATTTATGATACGGAGTGTCTAAGAACCCTTCCAGATCGCGAATGGCGTTCTGGATTTAGTGAAGTGATCAAGCATGCGCTCATACATGATGATTCGTTTTTACAATGGCTAATGGATAGAGGAAAGAAAGTTCAGGACTACACTGATGAAGAGCTTCAATTCATTATCAAGAAGGGTATTAGTGTCAAAGGCGCAATTGTGAAGGAAGATGAGCGCGAACAAGGAATCAGAGCTTACTTGAATTTTGGTCATACACTAGGTCACGCGATTGAATCAGAGCTTGGATATGGAAAAATGACACACGGAGAAGCGGTTGCTATTGGTATGATCTATGCCCTCAAACTAAGTGAGGAATATTTTCAAACAACGTTTCGTATTGATGAAATAACGAAATGGTTTCAAGATATCGGTCTTCCTACTGCAGTTCCGAATGAGCTTAGTATTCACAAATTAGTTGACCGGATGAAGAAAGACAAAAAAGCGGAAAACAGAACATTACAATTTGTTTTATTAAAGAAGATCGGTCAGCCTGTTAAAGTGATGATAGACGATGAATCTGCCCTTGAACTGCTTCGATCTAGTATGGAAGGGAGTGGAGCACATTGA
- the aroC gene encoding chorismate synthase, with translation MRYLTAGESHGPQLTTILEGLPSGLELLAEDINTELARRQLGYGRGRRMQIEKDQVQILSGVRHAKSTGAPIALVVENKDWTHWKNYMGAEPLTKEQEENMKRQISRPRPGHADLNGAIKYNHRDMRNVLERSSARETTVRVAAGAVAKKLLKTLDIKVAGHVRMIGGIESQYDGGMSLEEVQRVSEESPVRSLDEKAGNKMMEAIDDAKKNGDSIGGIVEVIVEGLPVGLGSHVHYDRKLDAKIAGAVMSINAFKGVEFGIGFEAARKPGSEVHDEIQWSESEGYTRKTNRLGGFEGGMTTGMPIVVKGVMKPIPTLYKPLQSVDIDSKEPFQASIERSDSCAVPAASVVAENVVAWEVACSILDKFGHDRMEEIADALERFRTYSREF, from the coding sequence ATGAGATACTTAACAGCAGGAGAATCACACGGACCGCAGCTAACAACAATACTTGAAGGACTTCCTTCTGGTCTTGAGCTATTGGCAGAAGATATTAACACTGAACTTGCGAGGCGCCAGCTTGGATATGGGCGTGGTCGACGTATGCAAATTGAGAAGGATCAAGTCCAAATTTTAAGTGGAGTTCGACATGCGAAATCGACAGGTGCTCCCATTGCGCTTGTTGTAGAAAATAAAGATTGGACGCACTGGAAAAATTATATGGGTGCAGAGCCATTAACGAAAGAACAAGAAGAAAACATGAAGCGTCAAATCTCACGTCCGCGTCCTGGTCATGCAGATTTAAATGGCGCTATTAAATATAACCATCGTGACATGAGAAACGTATTGGAACGTTCATCTGCTAGAGAAACAACGGTAAGAGTTGCTGCTGGAGCAGTAGCTAAAAAACTACTCAAAACACTTGATATTAAGGTAGCTGGGCACGTGCGCATGATTGGAGGGATTGAGAGTCAATACGATGGTGGTATGTCTCTTGAAGAAGTTCAGCGCGTTTCTGAAGAATCGCCTGTTCGAAGCCTTGATGAAAAAGCAGGAAATAAAATGATGGAAGCAATTGATGATGCTAAAAAGAATGGCGATTCAATTGGAGGCATCGTAGAAGTAATCGTCGAGGGTCTACCTGTAGGTCTTGGAAGTCATGTTCACTACGATCGTAAGCTTGATGCCAAAATTGCAGGGGCTGTCATGAGCATTAATGCGTTTAAAGGGGTTGAGTTTGGAATAGGCTTTGAAGCGGCTAGAAAGCCAGGCAGTGAAGTTCACGATGAAATTCAATGGTCTGAGTCAGAAGGATACACACGAAAAACCAATCGACTTGGAGGTTTTGAGGGCGGCATGACAACAGGAATGCCGATCGTTGTTAAAGGGGTTATGAAACCTATCCCAACACTATACAAACCACTGCAAAGTGTCGATATCGATTCAAAGGAGCCCTTCCAGGCAAGTATTGAACGATCGGACAGCTGTGCAGTACCTGCAGCTAGCGTTGTGGCTGAAAATGTTGTTGCATGGGAAGTCGCTTGTTCGATTCTCGATAAATTTGGTCATGATCGAATGGAAGAAATTGCAGATGCGCTTGAACGCTTCAGGACATATAGCCGGGAGTTTTAA
- a CDS encoding amidase, with protein MEITNLTAQSMAKKIKAKEISPVEVVQSHLNRIKRLNPKLNLFITVFEEQATAEAKAAETELMNTGTRGPLHGVPIALKDLTPVAGRRTTFGSPLFKDHIPQSEPTIVKRIRNAGAIIIGKTNTPEFGHKGTTDNLLIGPTKNPWDPSRTAGGSSGGSAAAVASKCVPLAEGSDGGGSIRIPSCLNGIIGHKPTFGRVPFDSSPFNRFGTTQPFVHYGPMARSTGDAALLLSVMEGYQPTDPYSVPVPEENLLEEMKLGVKGKRFAFTENFGLYPFEQEILGPLEEAIRLLRDHGAIVENIPFQFGMNLEELISFFNKMWYAGLATAYGSLYDRFPSQFSLSVARMIESGRQLSAIELRETEMKRTIIWNTLQQELDRYDAILSPVVGVTAFSHQIEGPDTINGRAAAPISDWMMTQLYNCTGHPAISIPVGKARSGLPVGLQAATGKFNDTLLFRIAYTLEQEKGFEFPMI; from the coding sequence ATGGAAATCACAAATCTTACAGCTCAATCCATGGCAAAAAAAATAAAAGCAAAAGAGATTTCCCCTGTGGAAGTTGTGCAAAGTCATCTCAATCGAATAAAACGTTTGAATCCTAAACTGAATTTATTTATCACTGTATTTGAAGAACAAGCGACAGCAGAAGCAAAAGCAGCTGAAACAGAACTGATGAATACCGGTACAAGAGGACCTTTGCACGGTGTACCAATCGCATTAAAAGACCTTACACCAGTAGCCGGCCGGCGTACTACGTTTGGTTCTCCACTTTTTAAAGACCACATTCCACAATCAGAGCCGACAATTGTAAAAAGGATCCGAAACGCAGGTGCTATTATTATTGGAAAAACAAATACACCAGAATTCGGGCATAAAGGCACAACAGACAATCTCTTAATAGGTCCGACAAAGAATCCATGGGACCCTTCTAGAACTGCTGGAGGATCAAGTGGTGGATCTGCTGCTGCAGTAGCAAGCAAGTGCGTGCCACTAGCGGAAGGTAGTGATGGAGGCGGTTCGATTCGTATTCCTTCATGCCTAAATGGCATTATTGGTCACAAACCAACGTTTGGTCGCGTACCGTTTGACAGCTCACCTTTCAATCGCTTTGGAACGACTCAGCCTTTTGTTCATTATGGTCCAATGGCAAGATCAACCGGTGACGCAGCTCTCCTCCTCTCTGTGATGGAAGGCTACCAGCCAACTGATCCGTATTCGGTTCCAGTCCCAGAGGAAAATTTACTTGAGGAAATGAAATTAGGTGTTAAAGGTAAAAGGTTCGCCTTTACAGAAAACTTTGGATTGTATCCCTTTGAGCAAGAAATTTTAGGTCCGCTAGAAGAAGCGATCAGACTTTTACGTGACCACGGGGCAATCGTAGAAAATATCCCATTTCAATTTGGTATGAACCTTGAAGAATTGATTTCATTCTTCAACAAGATGTGGTATGCAGGTTTGGCAACAGCTTACGGGTCGCTTTATGATCGCTTCCCTTCACAATTTAGTCTCTCTGTTGCTCGCATGATTGAATCCGGTAGACAGCTTAGCGCAATAGAATTAAGAGAAACCGAAATGAAGCGTACGATCATTTGGAACACACTTCAACAAGAATTAGATCGGTATGACGCTATTCTGTCTCCAGTTGTTGGAGTAACTGCTTTTTCACATCAAATCGAAGGTCCTGATACGATAAACGGAAGAGCTGCCGCCCCAATCTCTGATTGGATGATGACCCAGTTATATAATTGTACTGGGCATCCAGCGATATCGATCCCAGTCGGAAAAGCGCGATCTGGCTTACCCGTAGGTCTTCAGGCTGCGACCGGCAAATTCAACGATACTTTATTATTTAGAATTGCCTATACACTTGAACAGGAAAAAGGTTTTGAATTCCCAATGATCTAA